CTAATTCTTTTCTTTTCATCAAGCGTAAGCTTTTGAGCTGTTGATTTGACTGTCTCCATTTCCCACCTCTATTTATTAGACATTTTTAGACAGGTAAAAAGAAAAGAGAAAAGGTCAGTCCAAAATTGGCCTGACCTCTACCCATACTCGTGTATGTGAAGCCAATGTTAGTCGAGAATTTGCTCAGCTTCAGAGCGGAAAGTCTCCGCACCTTCTTCAGGAGTCATATCTCCGTACTTAACTGCTTCTAACATACGATTAAATGAAGCTCTCACTTCAGCCTCTCCTGGTGGTGGTAAAGGTTCTGATTCACCCGCGCGTTCTCCTACAATCTCTAAGAACTCAAATGTTTTGGCTACACTTTCATCAACCTGATCTAATAAATGATTACGAACCTCTGATGAAATCGGAACACCACGTTCTGCCATTAAGATCTCATTACCTTCAATATCATTGGTCATAAAATCAATAAATTTACCTGCTGCTTCTTGTTTGTCTGTTGCAGCTGAGATGCTAAATGACATACTTGGACGGATCCAATCTCCTGGAGCTGTAGCTCCTTCAGCTACAGGAAGTACATTCACACCAATTGGGTCCTCAGACATTGGCTGAATTCCAATTACACCGTTACTCGCACCAACCGCCATTGCTGCTTCTCTGTTTGCAATCATCGACTCACCGCTGTCGTTGATCTCCACTGTTACATCGTGTGGAGTGGAAACTCCATTATCAATCATGTTTTTCTCTAACGTTAAGAAGTCTACGAGCGTCTGATCCTCAAAACCTAGTTGCCCATCTTCTCCATAGAGATGTTGTTCAAACTGGCGTGCATAATGGGTGAATGCTTCATACTCAGCTTTTACAAAGTCAAAGCCCCATGCCCCATCTCCTTCACCCTTGGATACTGTATCCATCGCCTCATAAAGGTCGTCATAGGTATATCCAGGCTCTAGATTTATATCATATTTCTCAAATAATGCTTCATTATATAGTGTAGAAAAGGCATTCGCTCCCGAAGCTATCGCGTACGTACTACCATCCTTAATGTTCATTTCCTGATACACATCTTCTACATCATCCATATTAATCGTACCGTTCTCAATTAGTTCATTTAGATCTAGCACTAGTTCACTTGAAATATACTGTTCAAGCTTAGATGTATCCATTTGAATAACGTCTGGTAGATTGCTACCAGCAGCTTGTGTTGTTAACCTCTCCCAGTAACTATCAAACCCAGTGTACTCAGGTTCAACACGAATATCAGGATTTTTCTCTTCAAATAATGCGATGGCCTCTGTCGTCATATTATGACGCTCATCTGATCCCCACCAAGACACACGTATGACAGTCTGTCCATCTCCTGAGTCTTGATTTCCCCCAGTTGGTCCACCAGGAGTACAGCCAGCAACAACTAAACTTAATACGGTTACACCTGTGATCATTCCCCATTTTCTATTCAAAAGTAACCAACCCCCGCTCAATTTGTAAGTGCTTTCATATTCTAATTATAAGCGCTTACATTATGTAGATATATATAATAAATGTTAAATATCTATCAAAAACCAACACACTTACAAAAGTCTTCACGCATTTTAACTTTATCACATAAATATCGCCATTTTTTATTTCAAAGA
The nucleotide sequence above comes from Alkalicoccobacillus plakortidis. Encoded proteins:
- a CDS encoding ABC transporter substrate-binding protein — encoded protein: MNRKWGMITGVTVLSLVVAGCTPGGPTGGNQDSGDGQTVIRVSWWGSDERHNMTTEAIALFEEKNPDIRVEPEYTGFDSYWERLTTQAAGSNLPDVIQMDTSKLEQYISSELVLDLNELIENGTINMDDVEDVYQEMNIKDGSTYAIASGANAFSTLYNEALFEKYDINLEPGYTYDDLYEAMDTVSKGEGDGAWGFDFVKAEYEAFTHYARQFEQHLYGEDGQLGFEDQTLVDFLTLEKNMIDNGVSTPHDVTVEINDSGESMIANREAAMAVGASNGVIGIQPMSEDPIGVNVLPVAEGATAPGDWIRPSMSFSISAATDKQEAAGKFIDFMTNDIEGNEILMAERGVPISSEVRNHLLDQVDESVAKTFEFLEIVGERAGESEPLPPPGEAEVRASFNRMLEAVKYGDMTPEEGAETFRSEAEQILD